Within Psychrobacter sp. DAB_AL43B, the genomic segment CAGGCAGTCCAAGCTCACGGAAGAAGTTTTCAGTGTGAACGATAGCAGCTTCAATGATGGCATCATCATTTAGCTCAGTACCATTATTGTCGGCTGTAATGTTCCATACATTACGCGCATATTGGAGCAATTTATCTTTTTTACTGTCTTTTAGCTCACGCATAACCGATGGCAAGACAATCGTTAGCGTACGGGCATGATCAATCGCATGTAATGAAGTCAATTCATGACCAATCATATGTGTCGTCCAATCTTGCGGAACGCCCGTGCCAATCAGACCATTCAAGGCCATGGTCGCTGTCCACATTAGATTTTTACGCGTCTCTAAATTCTCTGGGTCAGCTTTAACCGCTGCGCCTTCTTCAATCAAAATCTTAAGTAAACTTTCAGCGAAGCCGTCTTGGACTTTTGCGTTGACCGGATAGGTGAGGTACTGTTCCATCACATGGACAAATGCATCAGCGACACCGTTCATGACTTGGCGTTCAGGTAATGTGAACGTTTTAGTAGGGTCTAAAATTGAGAATTTAGGGAAAGTAAGCGCATTACCAAAGGGTAGTTTTGCTTGGCGTTCGCTATAGTTAATCACACCGCCTGAATTCATTTCAGAGCCAGTCGCTGGTATGGTTAATACCGCACCCAAATCAACCGCTGAATCAATTTTTCTACAGCCACTGGTTAATGCTTCCCAAGCTTTTTCACGTGATACCGTACCGTCTTCTTCAGTAAATGATGATACCAACGCGACAAACTTACTACCGTCAATCACAGAGCCACCACCGACAGCTAATAAGAAATCAATATTATGCTCATTGACCATATCAGCCGCTTTTAACAAAGTAGTGAATTCTGGGTTGGCTTCAATACCACCGAACTCAAATACCTCACGGTTGCCATTGGCTGACAAAGCTACTTTGACTTCATCTAAGGTACCGGTACGCTGTGCTGAACCGCCACCATAAGTAATTAGCACACGCGCATCGGTGGGGACTAAGTCTGATAGCTGTTTGATTTGGTCTTCACCGAAGACGATACGTACTGGGTTGTAATATTGAAAGTTATTCATAGTATTCCTAAAGCTTAATAAGCGTTTAATGAGTGTTTTAAAATTGAATATAAGTTATGTATGTTCTTTACATCTGTCCGCATTGTACATTAATTAGACCGGTCGTCTATAATTTATTTATTAATATTTACAAAAGTATCGTACAAGTGAAAGTAGAATTTAATATTAAGTAGATCGATATAAAGGATTGTTTAGTTTAACTATAGCTAATGAAATGAGTAGAGTAATTAAGGGGATAGAAAGCTGTTAGCGCCCCATTTCGGTGGTCGTCATTTGCCATACTTCTGCTAGTGGTGTATCGGTTTGGCTAATCTTCGCGATTAAACTGGCACCAAGCCATGCAAAATACCAACGCTTTGCCACGCTCTCAGCAGCGATGTTATCGAGATGAGGTACAGAATTATCTGCCCAGCCTGCTTTAATTTGGGACGCAAGCCAAGCAATGGTTTGCTGATAGCCTAAATATAATACTTTACGCATGGGCTCTGATATATCAGCGACTTCAGCGCTTAATTTAACCACCAAACATTTCTCATGATCGCAGCCATTTTGCTGAGTGTCATACCAGTTCTGGAAATAGTCATAAAGCTTTTGTTGGGCGCTGACATCTTGTGCGCCAATAATATCTAGGCGGTTTTTATATTGAGTAAAGTAGTGTTCAATAATTGCTTCGCCAAAGGCTTCTTTTGAGGCAAAGTAATGATAAAAGGAGCCTTTAGGAACCCCTGCCGTATCTAGTATTTGCTTAATGCCAACGGCGGTAAAACCCTTTTGTGCAATCAGCTTATAACCAGTGGCTAACAAATGGGCTTTGGTATTTGATAAGGCAATGCTTGATGGAGCGTTATCTGATGAAATAGGTACTGAGGTATCGGGTATAGACATAAAGCTTATGTTCTCCTTAGAGAGTGTTCTAGTTCGTCATATT encodes:
- a CDS encoding TetR/AcrR family transcriptional regulator encodes the protein MSIPDTSVPISSDNAPSSIALSNTKAHLLATGYKLIAQKGFTAVGIKQILDTAGVPKGSFYHYFASKEAFGEAIIEHYFTQYKNRLDIIGAQDVSAQQKLYDYFQNWYDTQQNGCDHEKCLVVKLSAEVADISEPMRKVLYLGYQQTIAWLASQIKAGWADNSVPHLDNIAAESVAKRWYFAWLGASLIAKISQTDTPLAEVWQMTTTEMGR
- a CDS encoding iron-containing alcohol dehydrogenase; amino-acid sequence: MNNFQYYNPVRIVFGEDQIKQLSDLVPTDARVLITYGGGSAQRTGTLDEVKVALSANGNREVFEFGGIEANPEFTTLLKAADMVNEHNIDFLLAVGGGSVIDGSKFVALVSSFTEEDGTVSREKAWEALTSGCRKIDSAVDLGAVLTIPATGSEMNSGGVINYSERQAKLPFGNALTFPKFSILDPTKTFTLPERQVMNGVADAFVHVMEQYLTYPVNAKVQDGFAESLLKILIEEGAAVKADPENLETRKNLMWTATMALNGLIGTGVPQDWTTHMIGHELTSLHAIDHARTLTIVLPSVMRELKDSKKDKLLQYARNVWNITADNNGTELNDDAIIEAAIVHTENFFRELGLPVSLEDADLDASAIDPIIKQLEAHKMVKLGEHGKNDLAVSRRILDRAVSSNA